A window of Sulfuricurvum sp. contains these coding sequences:
- the lspA gene encoding signal peptidase II translates to MVRSIIVLVLALSGALLIDQAIKSIFLDGFRLYTSCIDLILVYNKGVAFSMFAFLAESLKWIQLALLAGVIGYTLWLKQKCYLIPVGIMVGAGLSNVADRFVHGGVVDFVYWHCGFNFAVFNTADMMIDFAVLWLMILNFKPKMCES, encoded by the coding sequence ATGGTTAGATCGATTATCGTTTTAGTTTTAGCACTGAGCGGTGCTTTGCTTATCGACCAAGCAATAAAATCGATTTTTCTTGATGGGTTTCGCCTTTATACCTCTTGTATTGATTTGATTTTAGTGTATAACAAAGGGGTTGCATTTTCGATGTTTGCCTTTTTGGCAGAGTCCCTTAAATGGATACAGCTTGCCCTTTTGGCAGGAGTTATTGGATACACTCTATGGCTTAAACAAAAATGTTATCTCATCCCTGTAGGGATTATGGTAGGGGCTGGTTTATCCAATGTTGCGGATCGATTTGTTCACGGAGGGGTGGTAGATTTCGTCTACTGGCATTGCGGATTTAACTTTGCGGTGTTTAATACAGCCGATATGATGATTGATTTTGCCGTTCTTTGGCTCATGATTTTGAACTTTAAACCAAAGATGTGTGAAAGTTAA
- the infC gene encoding translation initiation factor IF-3 — translation MKKQDRVQMNEDIRVPEVRCVVDGGEALGIITIQEAMAKANELGLDLVLISPDAKPPVAKIMDYGKFHYQEEKKKKEARKKQTKVEVKEIKLSVKIADNDVGYKVKHAREFLEEGKHVHFRVFLRGREMAHPEAAVAVLERVWPMVEDVGMMYKTPAMEGRYCNMMIHPKKDDKK, via the coding sequence ATTAAAAAACAAGACCGAGTCCAAATGAACGAGGATATCCGCGTTCCTGAGGTACGTTGTGTGGTAGATGGTGGTGAAGCATTAGGGATCATTACGATCCAAGAGGCTATGGCTAAAGCCAACGAACTGGGGCTTGACCTCGTATTGATCTCTCCGGATGCGAAACCACCGGTTGCGAAGATCATGGACTACGGTAAGTTTCATTATCAAGAAGAGAAGAAGAAAAAAGAGGCGCGCAAAAAACAAACCAAAGTTGAGGTCAAAGAGATCAAGCTTTCGGTAAAAATTGCGGATAATGATGTCGGTTACAAAGTGAAACACGCCCGTGAATTTCTCGAAGAGGGAAAACATGTCCACTTCCGTGTATTTTTACGCGGACGAGAAATGGCGCACCCTGAAGCTGCGGTAGCGGTATTAGAGCGTGTTTGGCCAATGGTTGAAGATGTTGGGATGATGTATAAAACCCCTGCTATGGAAGGTCGTTATTGTAACATGATGATCCATCCGAAAAAAGACGATAAAAAATAA
- the rsmA gene encoding 16S rRNA (adenine(1518)-N(6)/adenine(1519)-N(6))-dimethyltransferase RsmA yields the protein MQNRATIAKKKFGQNFLRDHAVLAQIIQSMPDTPHRIAEIGPGLGDLTNYLVKVKSVTAFEVDTDLCKHLEHHFADAIATEALTLRCGDVLEHWKSELLDEPYDLVANLPYYIATNIILKALADPACKNLLVMIQREVAEKFSAAPNERAFGALSVIAQSVGDVEIVLHVPPEAFEPAPKVDSAVLLISKRSNRNDEGFEDFLRVAFTQPRKTLHKNLTARYDGDALINAFSALELERTIRPHQLCTSDFHRLYAILS from the coding sequence ATGCAAAATCGTGCCACTATCGCCAAAAAGAAATTTGGTCAAAATTTTTTACGTGATCATGCTGTTTTAGCACAAATCATCCAATCGATGCCCGATACCCCTCACCGTATCGCAGAAATCGGGCCTGGATTAGGTGATTTAACTAACTATTTAGTTAAAGTCAAAAGTGTTACCGCTTTTGAGGTTGATACCGACTTGTGCAAGCATTTAGAACACCATTTTGCCGATGCTATCGCTACCGAAGCTCTAACCCTCCGTTGCGGAGATGTCTTAGAACATTGGAAGAGTGAGCTTTTGGATGAACCGTACGATTTAGTGGCGAATTTGCCCTATTATATCGCGACCAACATCATCCTCAAAGCCCTCGCCGATCCGGCGTGTAAAAACTTGCTTGTCATGATACAGCGTGAAGTGGCGGAGAAATTTTCCGCTGCACCCAATGAGAGAGCTTTTGGAGCACTCAGCGTCATAGCGCAAAGTGTAGGAGATGTTGAAATCGTCTTACATGTACCGCCAGAGGCGTTCGAGCCGGCTCCCAAAGTCGATTCTGCCGTACTGCTCATTTCAAAACGGTCGAATCGAAATGATGAAGGGTTTGAAGATTTTTTACGCGTAGCCTTTACACAGCCACGTAAAACCCTTCACAAAAATCTCACTGCACGCTATGATGGAGACGCTCTAATAAACGCATTTTCTGCGTTAGAATTAGAACGCACCATCCGACCTCATCAGCTCTGTACCTCTGACTTTCACCGGTTATACGCTATTTTGTCTTAA
- the hisF gene encoding imidazole glycerol phosphate synthase subunit HisF, whose amino-acid sequence MDNFFAKRIIPCLDVKDGRVVKGVNFVGLKDAGDPVEVAKRYNEEGADELTFLDITASHEERDTIVHIVEQVAREVFIPLTVGGGIRELNDIYKLLNVGCDKVSINSAAIKRPEFIDEGAKRFGSQCIVVAIDVKKTGNQYNVYLNGGRVDTGINAFEWAKEVVDRGAGEILLTSMDADGTKAGFDLDITSQISRAVNVPVIASGGAGTMEHIREAFEHGADAALAASIFHYKEIDIMDLKRYLSANGIPVRL is encoded by the coding sequence ATGGATAATTTTTTTGCTAAGCGGATCATCCCGTGTTTGGACGTCAAAGACGGTCGCGTTGTCAAAGGGGTAAATTTCGTCGGTCTCAAAGATGCGGGTGACCCTGTCGAAGTCGCCAAGCGGTATAACGAAGAGGGGGCAGATGAACTCACGTTTCTCGATATTACCGCATCTCACGAAGAGCGCGATACGATTGTCCATATCGTCGAACAAGTAGCGCGGGAGGTATTTATCCCCCTCACCGTCGGCGGAGGGATCCGAGAACTTAACGATATCTATAAACTGCTCAACGTAGGGTGCGATAAAGTGAGCATCAACTCCGCCGCCATCAAACGTCCCGAATTTATCGACGAGGGGGCGAAACGGTTTGGCTCTCAGTGCATTGTCGTCGCTATCGATGTGAAAAAAACGGGGAACCAATACAACGTTTATCTCAACGGTGGTCGTGTTGATACGGGTATCAATGCATTCGAGTGGGCAAAAGAGGTGGTTGATCGCGGAGCGGGGGAGATTCTCCTCACCTCGATGGACGCGGATGGGACGAAAGCGGGATTTGATTTGGACATTACGTCGCAAATCAGCCGTGCAGTGAATGTACCCGTTATCGCCAGTGGTGGTGCGGGAACGATGGAGCATATCCGCGAAGCGTTTGAACACGGTGCCGATGCGGCATTGGCGGCAAGTATTTTCCACTACAAAGAGATTGATATTATGGATCTCAAACGCTACCTTAGTGCCAACGGGATCCCGGTACGACTCTAA
- the rpmI gene encoding 50S ribosomal protein L35 — protein sequence MPKMKSVKGAVKRFKVKKNGTVKRGSAFRSHILTKQDAGTRRKQNTPKVVANVDVKAIKKMIVD from the coding sequence ATGCCAAAAATGAAATCGGTAAAAGGGGCTGTAAAACGCTTCAAAGTAAAGAAAAATGGCACTGTTAAACGTGGTTCTGCATTCCGCAGTCACATTTTGACAAAACAAGATGCTGGAACTCGTCGTAAGCAAAACACCCCTAAAGTGGTTGCGAATGTTGATGTTAAAGCTATCAAAAAGATGATCGTAGACTAA
- a CDS encoding FAD-dependent thymidylate synthase — protein MSITKINTKENIFGDNIAFVEKWDFSTANTSEETRILAITQVASICYQSPKALGSETLYNRLMAESMGLPSSSFEFVPVLLDYNNPQHQELLQKEYSNVKKFGELIEEGKYLLTNYRAIVYDFENDKDGYSFDIRQIFNTLDEAAIIQKNFHVFLYKVDLPTRSQMVRHRVNWQELSRRYVSGKRVPFDFYISEKMVPITTNDFDTQKIIDLCVEHYMNAIDAGVKPQEARRIIPQAAYTQIWGAFMPNQLANYFKLRLDEHAQWEIRKTAEAMKELLGQ, from the coding sequence ATGTCAATTACAAAAATCAATACTAAAGAAAATATCTTCGGAGACAATATTGCTTTTGTAGAAAAATGGGATTTTTCTACAGCTAATACTTCAGAAGAAACCCGTATTTTAGCAATTACCCAAGTTGCTTCCATCTGCTACCAATCTCCAAAAGCGTTAGGAAGTGAAACTCTTTATAATCGTCTAATGGCAGAGTCCATGGGACTTCCTTCCAGCTCATTTGAGTTTGTCCCCGTACTACTTGACTACAACAACCCACAACACCAAGAACTTCTCCAAAAAGAGTACAGCAATGTCAAAAAATTTGGAGAACTTATCGAAGAGGGCAAATACTTGCTAACGAACTACCGTGCTATCGTTTATGATTTTGAAAACGATAAAGATGGGTATAGTTTTGATATCAGACAAATTTTTAATACCCTTGATGAAGCAGCAATCATCCAAAAAAACTTTCATGTGTTTTTATACAAAGTTGACTTACCAACACGATCACAAATGGTACGCCATCGTGTCAATTGGCAAGAGCTTTCTCGCAGATACGTCTCAGGAAAACGGGTTCCATTTGATTTCTACATTAGCGAAAAAATGGTTCCGATTACGACTAATGACTTCGATACGCAAAAAATTATAGATCTATGTGTAGAGCATTATATGAATGCCATTGATGCGGGCGTTAAGCCCCAAGAAGCGCGCAGAATCATCCCTCAAGCCGCTTATACTCAAATATGGGGAGCATTCATGCCTAATCAGCTTGCAAACTATTTCAAGCTTCGTCTGGATGAACACGCTCAATGGGAAATCAGGAAAACTGCGGAAGCGATGAAAGAACTACTCGGTCAATAA
- a CDS encoding ribonuclease J, protein MADEITETQPNNENRERRPNNNRRPFRPRNDTRVEGENNGEQRPRDENRPPRQDNRPARTDNRPPRTDNRPPRTDNRGPRPDNRPPRTEGEVATNLATESENRSSSRDRNRGGRRGSPSTPIDANLRDFVNQNQEAHKNRLNPHFKLDLNNNEKVRITPLGGLGEIGGNITVIETEHEAIIIDIGMSFPDEEMHGVDILVPDFTYLREIRKKIVAVIITHAHEDHIGGVPYFFKEMQFPIYGTPLPLAMIGNKFDEHHMREYRRYFNPIVKRQPYKIGNDFEIEWMHMTHSIIDSSSLAITTKAGTIIHTGDFKIDHTPVDGYTADLHRLAHYGEKGVMCLLSDSTNSYNKEWTPSELTVAPGFDRIFAKAEGRVIMSTFSSNIHRVYQAILTGMKYNRKVCVIGRSMERNLEVCMQYDYIKLPKNIFIDAEEANRMSDKDVLIVTTGSQGEPSSALFRMAIGEHRHIKIKPTDLIVLSARAIPGNEGSISGMLNYLQRAGAKVANDRDIHVSGHASMEEQKLMLRLTNPKYFLPVHGEYNHIMKHRETAITCGVPERNILLMSDGDCIEVGTKFMRKAKTVKTGKTYIDNQNNHQIEDDIVIDRQKMASEGMVVLVAQVSSADSRLLSKPLVTSFGLVADRNDKAFAAEMEDVLEHFLINLKHGLIENPKALENDLRQVVRKHIYRKMKKYPLIVPHVFVM, encoded by the coding sequence ATGGCTGATGAAATTACAGAAACACAACCAAACAATGAAAACCGTGAACGCCGACCCAACAATAACCGTCGACCGTTCCGCCCACGTAACGACACTCGTGTAGAGGGAGAGAACAACGGTGAACAACGCCCACGGGATGAAAATCGCCCGCCACGTCAAGACAACCGACCTGCACGTACCGATAATCGCCCTCCGCGCACAGACAACCGTCCACCGCGTACCGATAACCGAGGACCTCGCCCTGACAACCGCCCACCGCGTACCGAGGGTGAAGTGGCAACCAACCTCGCGACAGAGAGTGAAAATCGCTCATCCTCACGTGATCGCAATCGCGGTGGACGTCGTGGAAGCCCAAGCACCCCAATCGATGCAAACCTACGCGATTTCGTGAACCAAAACCAAGAGGCGCACAAAAACCGTCTTAACCCCCATTTCAAACTCGATCTCAACAACAACGAAAAAGTGCGTATTACTCCACTGGGCGGATTAGGGGAAATCGGTGGAAACATCACCGTCATCGAAACCGAACACGAAGCGATCATTATCGATATCGGGATGAGTTTCCCCGATGAAGAGATGCACGGTGTTGATATTCTCGTTCCTGATTTCACCTATTTGCGTGAAATTCGTAAAAAAATCGTAGCGGTTATCATCACTCACGCCCACGAAGACCATATCGGAGGAGTCCCTTATTTCTTCAAAGAGATGCAGTTTCCTATTTATGGAACACCATTGCCTCTCGCTATGATCGGTAACAAATTCGACGAACACCATATGCGTGAATATCGCCGTTATTTCAACCCTATCGTGAAACGTCAGCCGTACAAAATCGGAAACGATTTTGAGATTGAATGGATGCACATGACCCACTCAATCATCGACTCTTCATCATTGGCAATCACGACCAAAGCGGGAACTATCATCCACACAGGTGACTTTAAAATCGACCATACACCAGTTGATGGCTACACAGCCGATTTACACCGTCTCGCTCACTACGGTGAAAAAGGGGTAATGTGTCTCCTCTCAGATTCAACAAACTCATACAACAAAGAGTGGACGCCAAGTGAGCTTACCGTTGCTCCGGGATTTGATCGTATTTTTGCTAAAGCTGAGGGGCGTGTCATCATGTCTACCTTTAGTTCGAACATCCACCGCGTCTATCAAGCGATTCTCACAGGGATGAAATACAACCGCAAGGTGTGTGTCATCGGACGTTCTATGGAGCGTAACCTCGAAGTGTGTATGCAATACGATTACATCAAATTGCCGAAAAATATCTTCATCGATGCCGAAGAGGCAAACCGTATGAGCGATAAAGATGTTCTCATCGTCACTACAGGAAGCCAAGGAGAACCAAGTTCTGCATTGTTCCGCATGGCGATAGGCGAACACCGACACATCAAAATCAAACCGACCGATTTGATCGTCCTCTCTGCCCGTGCGATTCCAGGGAATGAAGGTTCTATTTCAGGGATGCTCAACTATCTCCAACGTGCCGGCGCAAAAGTAGCCAATGATCGTGATATTCACGTATCGGGTCACGCCAGTATGGAAGAGCAAAAATTGATGCTCCGCCTTACTAATCCAAAATATTTCCTTCCAGTGCACGGTGAATACAACCATATCATGAAACACCGTGAAACCGCAATCACTTGTGGTGTTCCTGAGCGTAATATTCTCCTTATGTCCGATGGTGATTGTATCGAAGTGGGTACTAAATTTATGCGCAAAGCAAAAACCGTTAAAACCGGTAAAACCTATATCGATAACCAAAACAACCACCAAATCGAAGATGACATCGTTATTGATCGTCAAAAAATGGCATCCGAGGGGATGGTGGTTCTCGTCGCACAAGTCAGCTCTGCCGATTCACGATTACTCTCCAAACCTCTTGTTACCAGCTTCGGTCTTGTAGCCGATCGCAACGACAAAGCATTTGCTGCTGAGATGGAAGATGTATTAGAACACTTCCTTATCAATCTCAAACACGGTTTGATTGAAAATCCAAAAGCATTGGAAAATGATTTACGTCAAGTCGTCCGTAAACATATCTACCGAAAAATGAAAAAATATCCTCTTATCGTTCCTCACGTTTTTGTTATGTAA
- the rplT gene encoding 50S ribosomal protein L20, which translates to MPRVKTGVVRRRRHKKVLKLARGFYSARHKHFRKAKEQLERSLVYAFRDRKQKKREFRKLWIIRINAACRLNGMSYSVFMNGLKRANIELDRKILADMAMNDAAAFTALTALAKAAL; encoded by the coding sequence ATGCCAAGAGTAAAAACTGGTGTCGTAAGACGCAGACGTCATAAAAAAGTATTGAAACTCGCACGTGGTTTCTACAGTGCTCGTCATAAGCACTTCCGTAAAGCGAAAGAGCAATTAGAACGCTCACTCGTATACGCATTCCGTGATCGTAAACAGAAAAAACGTGAGTTCCGTAAATTGTGGATTATCCGTATTAATGCGGCTTGTCGCCTAAACGGAATGAGCTATTCTGTATTCATGAACGGTCTTAAACGTGCAAACATCGAACTTGATCGCAAAATTCTTGCTGATATGGCTATGAACGACGCAGCGGCATTTACTGCCCTCACGGCTCTTGCTAAAGCAGCACTTTAA
- a CDS encoding Hpt domain-containing protein, which translates to MRSIFIFLFLITFSTIYANEQQGYKVVLASFSTFDEAKEKLDLFASTFSGKELALQEAYHFEVLARPSGKAFIVTLEPFDKKESATVVLTQFKKLYPDAYINGYFGPTDGSILWKNKSVEPTIIKNEVLPKSIPTPLPIEITIEDNKSHAWIWVSLGFLVFVGIGVLFLTRKGKKTDRLKEQIIKYKEELKANFDVFVSWSYEDALKRAGGDEENLNSAINLFLRDTQRLINNIKEAMDKGDFAEIQKQTHQLKSASASVSATTLRLSSKKLEVAAREKNHLLVETVFVECETILNKTIVLIKERVVNPKSPHPFIDKKTQLRTQLEFLRQNINKSLFIDAGYLGAFDEATDEKIAVVLEELKKSIEKLEYEKALELIERIEEMIQ; encoded by the coding sequence GTGAGATCTATTTTTATTTTCCTTTTTTTAATCACTTTTAGCACGATATATGCCAATGAACAACAAGGTTATAAGGTTGTTTTAGCCTCTTTTAGTACATTTGATGAGGCGAAAGAGAAGTTGGATTTATTTGCTTCTACATTTAGCGGTAAAGAATTAGCCCTTCAAGAAGCATACCATTTTGAAGTTCTTGCGCGACCATCGGGTAAAGCATTCATCGTGACACTAGAACCGTTTGATAAAAAAGAATCGGCAACGGTTGTTTTAACGCAATTTAAAAAACTATATCCTGATGCATATATTAATGGTTATTTTGGACCCACTGACGGTTCTATACTTTGGAAAAATAAGAGCGTTGAGCCAACAATAATAAAAAATGAAGTGCTTCCCAAGAGTATTCCTACTCCTCTTCCGATAGAAATAACTATTGAGGATAATAAGAGTCATGCATGGATATGGGTCTCGCTTGGTTTTTTAGTATTTGTTGGTATCGGAGTCCTTTTTTTGACCCGTAAAGGAAAAAAAACCGATAGATTAAAAGAACAAATTATCAAGTATAAAGAGGAATTAAAAGCAAATTTTGATGTTTTTGTATCTTGGAGCTATGAAGATGCACTTAAGCGTGCAGGGGGAGATGAGGAGAATCTAAATAGTGCAATCAATTTATTTTTGCGCGATACCCAAAGGCTCATAAATAATATTAAAGAAGCAATGGATAAAGGTGATTTTGCAGAGATTCAAAAACAAACCCATCAGCTAAAAAGTGCATCGGCTAGCGTCTCAGCGACAACATTACGGTTGAGCTCTAAAAAATTGGAAGTTGCGGCGCGGGAAAAAAATCATCTATTGGTTGAGACGGTCTTTGTCGAATGCGAAACTATTTTAAATAAAACGATAGTGCTGATTAAAGAACGCGTTGTGAATCCCAAAAGTCCACACCCGTTTATTGATAAGAAGACACAACTTCGGACACAACTTGAGTTTTTACGACAAAATATAAACAAAAGTTTGTTTATTGATGCAGGATATTTAGGTGCTTTTGATGAAGCTACGGATGAAAAAATTGCCGTTGTGTTAGAAGAGCTTAAAAAAAGTATTGAGAAGCTTGAGTATGAGAAAGCACTCGAATTAATAGAACGTATTGAAGAGATGATTCAATGA
- the thrS gene encoding threonine--tRNA ligase, translating into MDIIAFMHDDQIIDLQTAGALGITGKEIVYDNSPESLEVLRHSCAHLMAEAIKALYTDAKFFVGPTVKEGFYYDFKVNETIGEEDLKTIEKKMLDIAKGKEKIERYEITKDEARVKFANDHLKQAVMDRIPSETVTIYKQGQFEDLCRGPHLPSVGLIRYFKLTKISGAYLGGDSKNEMLTRIYGIAFADKESLKAYLDQMAEAEKRDHRKIGAEMKLFTFREEVGAGFPIWLPAGARMRSRLEQLLFKAHRKRGYEPVRGPEMLRSDLWKVSGHYQNYGENMYFTNIDEIEFGVKPMNCVGHIKVYEHDLRSYRDLPLKYFEYGIVHRHEMTGALHGLFRVREFTQDDAHIFCTADQIEQQIIEVVDFVDKIMKTFEFNYKMMISTKPEKAVGDDAVWEISTNALKTAMDKNNLSYEIDEGGGAFYGPKIDIKITDAIGREWQCGTIQLDFNLPSRFELEYNGEENAKIQPVMIHRAILGSFERFVGILTEHYAGEFPMFIAPTQVAIVPIAESHVAYARELGDKLIDMGADYEIFDKNDSLNKRIRTAEKGRVPMIIVLGDEEVGSKSVAVRDRRSREQYNLSEEQFLTLIKQKINEVHF; encoded by the coding sequence ATGGATATTATTGCATTCATGCATGACGATCAAATAATCGATTTACAAACCGCTGGTGCACTTGGAATTACAGGCAAGGAGATTGTGTATGACAACTCTCCTGAGTCTCTCGAAGTGCTTCGACATTCCTGTGCACATTTGATGGCAGAAGCGATCAAAGCACTCTATACAGACGCTAAATTTTTCGTCGGTCCAACGGTAAAAGAGGGGTTTTATTACGATTTTAAAGTGAATGAAACAATCGGTGAAGAGGATCTCAAAACGATTGAGAAAAAAATGCTCGATATTGCCAAAGGCAAAGAGAAAATCGAGCGTTACGAGATCACCAAAGACGAAGCACGTGTTAAATTTGCAAACGATCATCTGAAACAAGCGGTTATGGATCGTATTCCATCTGAAACGGTAACGATCTATAAACAAGGTCAATTTGAAGACCTTTGTCGTGGACCTCATTTACCAAGTGTTGGTTTGATCCGTTATTTCAAATTGACCAAAATCTCCGGTGCATATCTCGGCGGTGATAGCAAAAACGAGATGTTGACCCGTATTTACGGTATCGCGTTTGCTGATAAAGAATCGCTAAAAGCATATCTCGATCAAATGGCGGAAGCCGAAAAACGTGACCACCGTAAAATCGGTGCCGAAATGAAACTTTTCACATTTCGTGAAGAGGTCGGTGCGGGATTCCCAATCTGGCTCCCTGCGGGTGCGCGTATGCGTTCACGTTTAGAGCAACTCCTTTTTAAAGCTCATCGTAAACGTGGTTATGAGCCGGTTCGCGGTCCTGAGATGCTACGAAGTGATTTGTGGAAAGTATCAGGGCATTACCAAAATTATGGTGAAAACATGTATTTCACCAATATCGATGAGATTGAGTTTGGAGTAAAACCGATGAACTGTGTCGGTCACATCAAGGTTTATGAACACGATTTACGTTCATACCGCGACCTTCCTCTTAAATATTTTGAGTACGGGATTGTTCACCGTCATGAGATGACTGGGGCACTCCACGGTTTATTCCGTGTTCGTGAATTTACCCAAGATGATGCCCATATCTTTTGTACTGCCGATCAAATCGAACAACAGATTATAGAAGTGGTTGATTTTGTAGATAAAATCATGAAAACATTTGAGTTTAATTATAAAATGATGATCTCGACTAAGCCGGAAAAAGCGGTTGGTGATGATGCGGTATGGGAAATTTCGACCAATGCATTGAAAACGGCGATGGATAAAAATAACCTTTCTTATGAAATTGATGAGGGGGGCGGAGCGTTTTACGGTCCTAAAATTGATATCAAAATTACCGATGCTATCGGACGTGAATGGCAGTGTGGAACAATCCAGCTCGATTTTAATCTTCCGTCACGTTTTGAGCTTGAGTATAACGGCGAAGAGAACGCAAAAATACAGCCTGTAATGATTCATCGTGCCATTTTAGGTTCTTTTGAGCGTTTTGTTGGTATATTGACGGAGCATTACGCTGGGGAATTCCCAATGTTTATCGCTCCGACGCAAGTCGCTATCGTTCCGATTGCCGAATCACACGTCGCGTATGCCCGTGAGTTGGGAGATAAACTGATCGATATGGGTGCTGACTATGAGATATTCGATAAAAACGATTCTCTTAATAAACGTATCCGAACGGCGGAAAAAGGGCGCGTTCCGATGATCATCGTTTTAGGTGATGAAGAGGTTGGCTCAAAAAGTGTTGCGGTGCGAGATAGAAGATCGCGAGAACAGTACAATCTAAGTGAAGAGCAATTTTTAACTTTGATCAAACAAAAAATTAATGAGGTGCATTTTTGA
- a CDS encoding diguanylate cyclase translates to MSKKAVVLIVDDTRLNIQTMAHILKNEYIIKIAHNGTRAVELATQDPTPDLILLDVEMPDVNGYDVCRLLREDSETANIPIIFVTGKDSIEEEGYGLSLGAVDYITKPIHPSIVKARVKTHVTLKRQYDLLKEIAVHDQLTGLYNRHYLSDVLASKVAHAMRHDDPLSIIIIDIDHFKSINDTYGHIVGDEVLREIGGLIRQKARQEDIAARFGGEEFILVLDSCTLEDAKIKAEGLRKEIEKYYPQGLDVTASFGVIQFHQGIESVTHLLDLADQALYKAKKEGRNRVIVSLK, encoded by the coding sequence ATGAGCAAAAAAGCGGTAGTTCTGATTGTAGATGATACTCGGTTAAATATTCAAACGATGGCACATATTCTCAAAAATGAGTATATTATAAAAATTGCTCATAACGGGACACGTGCAGTAGAATTGGCAACACAAGACCCAACTCCTGATTTGATTTTGCTCGATGTTGAGATGCCTGATGTGAATGGATATGATGTCTGTCGATTGCTTCGTGAAGATAGTGAAACAGCGAATATTCCCATAATTTTTGTTACGGGGAAAGATTCTATCGAGGAAGAGGGGTATGGATTATCCTTGGGTGCGGTGGATTATATCACTAAGCCTATTCACCCCTCTATTGTTAAAGCACGGGTAAAAACTCATGTTACCCTCAAGCGTCAGTATGATCTTTTAAAAGAGATAGCGGTACATGATCAATTAACAGGTCTTTATAATCGTCATTATCTTAGTGATGTACTTGCTTCGAAAGTAGCACATGCAATGCGTCACGACGACCCTTTATCGATTATTATAATCGATATTGATCATTTTAAAAGTATTAATGATACGTATGGACATATCGTTGGTGATGAAGTGTTGCGTGAAATTGGAGGCTTGATTCGTCAAAAAGCACGTCAAGAAGATATAGCTGCCCGTTTTGGGGGGGAAGAATTTATATTGGTACTTGATAGTTGCACACTCGAAGATGCAAAAATTAAAGCTGAAGGGCTGAGAAAAGAGATTGAGAAATATTATCCACAGGGTCTTGATGTAACGGCCAGCTTTGGAGTGATTCAATTCCATCAAGGAATTGAATCGGTGACTCATTTACTTGATCTTGCCGATCAAGCTCTCTATAAAGCAAAAAAAGAGGGTCGTAATCGAGTAATTGTTTCGTTAAAATAG